Below is a genomic region from Planctomycetota bacterium.
GCGAATCGTCGGCGGGACCTTCCGGAACGCGGCGGGAGTCCCGGCCCGCGTGGAGGACTTCGAGCTTCTGGACCATCCGGTCACGAACGCCGAATACGCGCGCTTCGTTTCCGCCACGGGGCATCCCGCGCCCGTCCATTGGGAAGGGGGGCGCGTGCCGGCCGGGTTCGAGCATCATCCGGTCGTCTACGTCAACCGGTACGACGCGGACGCCTATTGCCGGTGGCGCACGCGGGCGGAAGGGCGGGTCTACCGGCTTCCCACGGAAGCGGAATTCGAATACGCGGCGCGGGGCGGCCTGGATCGGGCGGTCTATCCGTGGGGCAACGACGATCCCGCGGGTCGGGCGGCGTTCGCCCCGGCGGGCGAGGAGCGTCTGTACGATGCCTGGAAAAAATACCTCAAGCCCGTACGCTCCTTTGCTCCCAACGGATACGGTCTTTACGACATGGCCGGCAACGTCTGGCAGATGGTCCTGACCCGGCCGGATCCTGCAACCGTCCGCTTCAAGTATCGGATCGACTCTCCCGTGGATCTCGAGACCCGCGTTCTGGGGGGCAGTTGGGCGAGGCCGGCTTCGGCCTTGCGGTGCGGCGCCGGCGGGAGCGCTTCGCCGGGCCTGCGCCACCCGGATCTCGGCTTTCGCGTCGCGCGCGAGCCGCGACCCGGCGCGCCCAATTTCCACATCCGCGTCCGCCGCCTGGTCGCCGTGACGGCCGGATCCGGGAAGGTCGTTCTGAGCTGGTCCCTTCTTCCGGAAGATCCGCCGGACGTCGCCTTCAACGTCTACCGGACGCGGCGGCGATCGGAAGAGGGATTCCGCCGGAACGCGGAGCCCCTGAGGGGAGCCACGGCGTTCGAGGACGCGGGCCTCGAGGGCGAACCGGCGTGGTCTTATCGCGTGCGTCCCGTGGGACCGGACGGCACGGAAGGGCCCTCCTCGGAATGGGCGTCGCCCGGGCCGGCCGTCCGAACCGTTCTTGTGCCTCCCCGGCCGACCGGCGGCGTGCCGGGCTTCGGGGACCTCGACGGGGACGGCCTGCCGGACCTGGTCGTGCGGCTGGACAATGGGTGCACCGAGATGTCGCAGGATCCCGGCGTGCCCGTGGAGCTGGAAGCGTATACGAGCCACGGCCGTTTTCTCTGGAGGCGTCCTCTTCTCCGCCACGAGCATTGCTTCGGCAGCGCGAACAACGCTCCGGTGAACGTCTACGATCTCGACGGCGACGGGCGCGCGGAGGTGATCGCCCGGGTGGAGGACG
It encodes:
- a CDS encoding SUMF1/EgtB/PvdO family nonheme iron enzyme, with the protein product MMFFVLASALACGGQSADPWRPAERPRADAEGFVRIVGGTFRNAAGVPARVEDFELLDHPVTNAEYARFVSATGHPAPVHWEGGRVPAGFEHHPVVYVNRYDADAYCRWRTRAEGRVYRLPTEAEFEYAARGGLDRAVYPWGNDDPAGRAAFAPAGEERLYDAWKKYLKPVRSFAPNGYGLYDMAGNVWQMVLTRPDPATVRFKYRIDSPVDLETRVLGGSWARPASALRCGAGGSASPGLRHPDLGFRVAREPRPGAPNFHIRVRRLVAVTAGSGKVVLSWSLLPEDPPDVAFNVYRTRRRSEEGFRRNAEPLRGATAFEDAGLEGEPAWSYRVRPVGPDGTEGPSSEWASPGPAVRTVLVPPRPTGGVPGFGDLDGDGLPDLVVRLDNGCTEMSQDPGVPVELEAYTSHGRFLWRRPLLRHEHCFGSANNAPVNVYDLDGDGRAEVIARVEDGGRPCLGVLDGLSGKLLRAVPWPEMLTDFAKSSTRIHMAVAYLDGKRPAIVTQTGLYENEVFVAFDPELRKIWEFRSVGATNGSGSHRIEVADVDGDGRDEVFDGTTCLNPDGTVRWSIYREHPDIVAIRDFLPERPGLEVFYAVESSRHAGAYLVDASTGKVLWKANREDDGRWTHAHHGWVADVWEGSPGIECFTNRDGHPGRDTVLFSASGRVLFEGLEVSWKPVEWDGGPGRELVSPDGRTVGRFDGSRVVPLGAGPPVGDLGRARVVMVADLWGDFRDEVVLAGPGADGRFAVHVVTNPAPPGARRVTARADRHYRLWLARNLIGGYGTYFEPAR